A stretch of the Carassius carassius chromosome 6, fCarCar2.1, whole genome shotgun sequence genome encodes the following:
- the LOC132142137 gene encoding 2-oxoglutarate receptor 1-like produces the protein MSNLYYGSRNTSLDNCTNVDDLVKRYYLPTMYSLIFIVGVVGNITALLVYTVKVRPWKSSTIIMVNLIITDLLFMISLPFLSYYYVLDDSWTLGNIMCRFTRFIFHFNLYGSILFLTCMAIFRYVAVVHPSHGHSIKQKRWGTWACILCWAVAVAEISPVFNYLDTVENNNKTYCLDLASNNPEIVWPYSWVLTVVGYLFPLVVVCVCYWRIIEELKEGPHMGSTKRVRARRLIVLILTCFIVCFFPYHVLRALRIYTNRTPESNCMLDRCVHAAYIISRPIAVLNIIFNLLLYTLSGDCFKQGFVEMFKCDLLKSKRVIKVAVISKPATNITYEQSS, from the coding sequence ATGAGCAACCTTTACTATGGCTCGAGAAACACTTCACTTGACAACTGCACCAACGTGGACGATCTTGTGAAACGCTACTATCTCCCCACCATGTACAGCTTAATATTTATTGTAGGTGTTGTGGGTAACATCACTGCTCTGCTGGTCTACACGGTCAAAGTTCGTCCCTGGAAGAGCAGCACCATCATCATGGTGAACCTCATCATCACTGACCTCCTTTTCATGATCTCCTTGCCCTTCTTGTCCTACTACTACGTGCTTGATGACTCGTGGACGCTTGGAAACATCATGTGTCGCTTCACACGCTTCATCTTCCACTTCAACCTCTATGGCAGCATCCTCTTCCTAACCTGTATGGCTATTTTTCGGTACGTGGCGGTCGTGCACCCGTCACATGGACACAGCATCAAGCAGAAGCGTTGGGGCACGTGGGCTTGCATCCTGTGTTGGGCTGTGGCGGTTGCAGAAATAAGTCCAGTTTTTAACTATTTGGACACAGTggagaacaacaacaaaacttactGCTTGGATCTCGCGAGTAACAATCCAGAAATCGTCTGGCCGTATAGTTGGGTGTTGACAGTAGTTGGATATCTCTTTCCTCTAGTAGTGGTCTGTGTTTGCTATTGGCGCATCATAGAAGAACTAAAGGAGGGTCCTCATATGGGAAGCACCAAACGGGTACGAGCGAGGCGACTCATTGTGTTGATTTTGACGTGCTTCATTGTGTGCTTTTTTCCTTATCATGTTCTACGAGCTTTGAGGATCTACACGAATCGTACTCCGGAAAGCAACTGCATGCTGGACCGCTGCGTTCATGCCGCCTATATTATCTCAAGGCCGATCGCTGTACTCAACATCATTTTCAACCTTCTGCTCTACACGTTGTCGGGGGATTGTTTTAAGCAAGGCTTCGTGGAAATGTTCAAATGTGATCTGCTCAAGTCGAAGAGGGTCATTAAAGTGGCTGTGATCAGCAAACCTGCAACCAACATCACATATGAGCAAAGCAGCTGA